One stretch of Burkholderia oklahomensis C6786 DNA includes these proteins:
- a CDS encoding CBS domain-containing protein encodes MSLTVAHILRSKPDSGRTIHTIEKSDSVYNAIKLMAEKSIGALLVMDGADIAGIVTERDYARKVVLLDRSSKATRVEEIMTSKVRYVEPTQTSDECMALMTEHRMRHLPVLDDGRLIGLVSIGDLVKSVIADQQFTIDQLEHYIHGIPAAVHSQ; translated from the coding sequence ATGAGCCTCACGGTCGCACATATTCTCAGGTCCAAGCCCGATTCGGGACGCACGATTCACACGATCGAAAAGTCCGATTCCGTCTACAACGCGATCAAGCTGATGGCTGAAAAGAGCATCGGCGCCCTGCTCGTGATGGACGGCGCGGACATTGCCGGCATCGTGACGGAACGCGACTACGCACGCAAGGTGGTACTCCTCGACCGCTCGTCGAAAGCGACGCGCGTCGAGGAAATCATGACGTCGAAGGTGCGCTACGTCGAACCGACGCAAACGAGCGACGAATGCATGGCGCTGATGACGGAGCACCGGATGCGCCACTTGCCCGTCCTCGACGACGGCAGGCTCATCGGTCTCGTGTCGATCGGCGATCTCGTGAAGAGCGTGATTGCCGACCAGCAGTTCACGATCGATCAATTGGAGCATTACATTCACGGGATTCCTGCCGCCGTGCATTCGCAGTAA
- a CDS encoding DUF4148 domain-containing protein: MKSFVYAAVAASILAAPLVSFAQADQQQPLTREQVKSELVQLEQNGYKPESGETQYPTNVQAASQRMQPAQQTLTHADTSGYGVQPTGASESGGRASMSPTSPSFGHSVYFGN, translated from the coding sequence ATGAAATCGTTCGTTTATGCAGCCGTCGCCGCTTCGATCCTCGCCGCGCCGCTCGTTTCGTTCGCGCAAGCCGACCAGCAGCAGCCGCTGACCCGCGAGCAAGTGAAGTCCGAACTCGTCCAGCTCGAGCAGAACGGCTACAAGCCCGAATCCGGCGAAACCCAGTACCCGACGAACGTCCAGGCTGCGTCGCAACGCATGCAACCTGCACAGCAGACGCTTACGCACGCTGACACGAGCGGCTATGGCGTACAGCCGACCGGCGCGTCGGAATCCGGCGGCCGTGCGAGCATGTCGCCGACGTCGCCGTCGTTCGGCCATTCGGTCTACTTCGGCAACTGA
- the bpsR gene encoding autoinducer-binding transcriptional regulator BpsR: MELRWQDAYLQFSAAENEQQLFRQIAAYSKRLGFEYCCYGIRVPLPISKPAVAIFDTYPNGWMERYQEMNYLEVDPTVRDGALSTNMIVWPEASRSDGTTLWNDARDHGLAVGVAQSSWAPRGVFGLLTIARHTDRLTSAEINQLTLQANWLANMSHSLMSRFLVPKLAPESGVALTHREREVLCWTGEGKTACEIGQILSISERTVNFHVNNILDKLGATNKVQAVVKAIAMGLIETP; this comes from the coding sequence ATGGAACTGCGCTGGCAAGATGCCTATCTTCAATTTAGCGCCGCAGAGAACGAGCAGCAGCTCTTCCGACAAATCGCCGCGTATTCGAAGCGGCTCGGCTTCGAATATTGCTGCTATGGCATACGCGTGCCGCTGCCGATTTCAAAGCCGGCCGTCGCGATCTTCGATACCTATCCGAACGGCTGGATGGAGCGCTATCAGGAGATGAACTACCTGGAGGTCGATCCGACCGTGCGCGACGGCGCGCTCAGCACGAACATGATCGTCTGGCCCGAAGCAAGCCGCAGCGACGGGACGACGCTGTGGAACGACGCGCGCGATCACGGGCTCGCCGTCGGGGTCGCGCAGTCGAGCTGGGCGCCGCGCGGGGTGTTCGGGCTCCTGACGATCGCACGGCACACGGATCGGCTGACGTCCGCCGAGATCAATCAGCTGACGCTGCAGGCGAACTGGCTCGCGAACATGTCGCATTCGCTGATGAGCCGCTTCCTCGTGCCGAAGCTCGCGCCCGAGTCGGGTGTGGCGCTCACGCATCGCGAGCGCGAAGTGCTGTGCTGGACGGGCGAAGGCAAGACGGCGTGCGAAATCGGCCAGATCCTGAGCATCTCCGAGCGCACCGTGAACTTCCACGTGAACAACATCCTCGACAAGCTCGGCGCGACGAACAAGGTGCAGGCCGTCGTGAAGGCGATCGCGATGGGGCTGATCGAGACGCCGTGA
- a CDS encoding GreA/GreB family elongation factor → MKNRIYQLTELDVARLERHAERNPRYQEMLDTLLERADIVEPNKIQANVVTMNSQIKLIDETAGQDMAWTIVYPDAANFEQGRLNVFSPVGMALLGARCGEQVKVTLPGGADATLKIAEIVYQPEASGDYTH, encoded by the coding sequence ATGAAAAACAGGATTTACCAGCTCACCGAACTCGACGTTGCGCGCCTCGAAAGGCACGCGGAACGCAACCCGCGCTACCAGGAAATGCTCGATACGCTGCTCGAGCGCGCGGATATTGTCGAACCTAACAAGATTCAGGCGAACGTCGTCACGATGAACTCGCAGATCAAGCTGATCGACGAGACCGCCGGCCAGGACATGGCCTGGACCATCGTCTATCCGGACGCGGCCAATTTCGAGCAAGGCCGGTTGAACGTATTTTCGCCGGTCGGCATGGCGCTCCTCGGCGCGCGCTGCGGCGAGCAGGTGAAGGTCACCCTGCCGGGCGGCGCGGACGCGACGCTGAAAATCGCCGAGATCGTCTACCAGCCCGAAGCGAGCGGCGATTACACGCACTGA
- a CDS encoding helix-turn-helix domain-containing protein, translating into MLFQSRSLEDVHDHGLAIAGWRQVYRQMTPGRFKGTVTQVLYDDFHFFRETTNRRVAQTGMSPEGRTSLAVPVLAPLSGTFQRQHVDGYALLALRPGEDFEFHTPEGMRLVGISAAPDMIDELCEAEFGTRESRAPRHVIRLTDEQGAALGARLSSYIDDAQRNPAWLEYDATRKMFRDAMLGVFLDALADAVGEARRDITHATYSDIVRRCERYLRARPEEPVTVLELCRALRCSRRTLQTSFQRVADVTPVTYLRTIRLNAVRRLLRTTSADALCVGEAAARWGFTHLGYFAREYRDLFGELPSQTRRLS; encoded by the coding sequence ATGTTGTTCCAGTCGCGTTCGCTCGAAGACGTCCACGATCACGGGCTCGCCATCGCCGGCTGGCGCCAGGTCTACCGGCAGATGACGCCCGGCCGCTTCAAGGGCACGGTCACGCAGGTTTTGTACGACGATTTCCACTTCTTCCGCGAAACGACGAACCGCCGCGTCGCTCAGACGGGCATGTCGCCGGAGGGACGCACGTCGCTCGCGGTGCCGGTGCTCGCGCCGCTGTCGGGGACGTTCCAGCGGCAGCATGTCGACGGCTATGCGCTCCTCGCGCTGCGCCCCGGCGAGGATTTCGAGTTCCATACGCCCGAGGGGATGCGGCTCGTCGGCATCAGCGCCGCGCCAGACATGATCGACGAGCTGTGCGAAGCCGAGTTCGGAACGCGCGAGAGCCGTGCGCCGCGGCACGTGATCCGCCTGACGGACGAGCAGGGCGCGGCGCTCGGCGCGCGCCTGTCGTCGTATATCGACGATGCGCAGCGCAACCCGGCGTGGCTCGAATACGACGCGACCCGCAAGATGTTTCGCGACGCGATGCTCGGCGTGTTCCTCGACGCGCTCGCGGACGCGGTCGGCGAAGCACGGCGCGACATCACGCATGCGACGTACAGCGACATCGTCAGGCGCTGCGAGCGCTATCTTCGGGCGCGGCCCGAAGAGCCCGTGACGGTGCTCGAGCTGTGCCGCGCGCTGCGCTGCAGCCGACGCACGCTGCAGACGAGCTTCCAGCGCGTCGCCGACGTGACGCCCGTCACGTACTTGCGCACGATCCGCCTGAACGCGGTGCGCCGTCTGCTGCGCACGACGTCCGCCGACGCGCTGTGCGTCGGCGAGGCGGCGGCGCGGTGGGGCTTCACGCATCTCGGCTATTTCGCGCGCGAGTATCGCGATCTGTTCGGCGAGCTGCCGTCGCAGACGCGGCGTTTGTCCTGA
- a CDS encoding porin, protein MRIRTWIAAGVAGAAVAPACAQSSVTLYGTVDTGIIYSTNQQFTRADGSVSGGHAWQMGGGNLVPSRWGLQGAEALGGGLKAVFALEQQFLSANGQALQGGAAFSRQAWVGLRHDAYGTLGLGRQYDSYTDTLGAYVSSNSWATPYGSHLGDVDNLNAAFNFNNAVKFTSADFHGLTFGGTFSFGGQAGDFSARRGYSVAVAYNRAPVSFGIGYLNLRQPLDAALGGASGYIGDFACSNAGAMYCLLQDAASMKAFGVGGSIAFGDATVALTYTHTRLDDSAYFATSAHPQRASIAFDIAELNATYAFTPMLRAGVAYIFNNAKTDSRGTTRFHQLNVGANYSLSKRTALYAVAIGQIASGRGLGTDANGAPANYAQIPVLANSNSNRQLAVMAGMKVDF, encoded by the coding sequence ATGAGGATCAGGACCTGGATCGCGGCCGGCGTCGCCGGCGCAGCCGTCGCGCCCGCTTGCGCGCAAAGCAGCGTAACGCTGTACGGCACGGTGGATACCGGCATCATCTATTCGACGAACCAGCAGTTCACGCGCGCGGACGGCAGCGTGAGCGGCGGCCATGCGTGGCAGATGGGCGGCGGGAATCTGGTGCCGTCGCGCTGGGGACTGCAGGGTGCGGAGGCGCTCGGCGGCGGATTGAAGGCCGTGTTCGCGCTCGAGCAGCAGTTCCTGTCGGCGAACGGTCAGGCGCTGCAGGGCGGTGCGGCGTTCAGCCGGCAGGCATGGGTCGGCTTGCGCCATGACGCGTACGGCACGCTCGGCCTCGGACGCCAATACGATTCGTACACCGATACGCTCGGCGCATACGTGTCGAGCAACAGTTGGGCGACGCCGTACGGCTCGCACCTCGGTGACGTCGACAATTTGAATGCGGCGTTCAACTTCAACAACGCGGTCAAGTTCACGAGCGCCGATTTCCACGGACTGACGTTCGGCGGGACGTTCAGCTTCGGCGGCCAAGCGGGGGATTTCTCGGCGCGTCGCGGCTATTCGGTCGCCGTCGCATACAATCGCGCGCCGGTCTCGTTCGGCATCGGCTATTTGAATCTGCGGCAGCCGCTCGATGCGGCGCTCGGCGGCGCGAGCGGATACATCGGCGATTTCGCGTGCAGCAATGCGGGCGCGATGTACTGCCTGCTGCAGGATGCGGCGTCAATGAAGGCGTTCGGCGTCGGCGGCTCGATCGCGTTCGGCGACGCGACCGTCGCGCTGACCTACACGCACACCCGTCTCGACGACAGCGCATATTTCGCGACTTCGGCGCATCCGCAGCGGGCGTCGATCGCATTCGACATCGCCGAGCTGAACGCGACGTACGCGTTCACGCCGATGCTGCGCGCGGGCGTCGCGTATATCTTCAACAACGCGAAGACGGATAGCCGAGGGACGACGCGCTTTCACCAACTGAACGTCGGTGCGAATTACAGTCTGTCGAAGCGGACCGCGCTCTATGCGGTCGCGATCGGTCAGATCGCATCGGGGCGAGGGCTCGGCACCGATGCGAACGGCGCTCCCGCGAACTACGCGCAGATTCCCGTGCTCGCGAACAGCAATTCGAATCGGCAACTCGCGGTGATGGCGGGGATGAAGGTCGATTTCTGA
- a CDS encoding DUF4902 domain-containing protein gives MNSPLLHRFRGPSTDGYVRLPLHALAELQLVHVSSGIDSGLLVELRASEVDARLAGYTEWERPSSAGAVHLTIGWDWYIDGVTGAFVIAWGDVRSNVMGIDSDGVDIGMDPTSAALSRRLARLNWPAAVAAAMLRRGDFSYAGPTLQ, from the coding sequence ATGAATTCACCATTGCTCCACCGCTTTCGCGGCCCATCCACCGACGGCTATGTGCGCCTGCCCTTGCACGCGCTCGCCGAACTGCAGCTCGTCCACGTATCGTCCGGAATCGATTCCGGATTGCTCGTCGAACTGCGCGCGAGCGAGGTCGACGCCCGCCTCGCCGGCTACACCGAATGGGAGCGGCCGTCGAGCGCAGGCGCAGTGCACCTCACGATCGGCTGGGACTGGTACATCGACGGCGTCACGGGCGCATTCGTCATCGCATGGGGCGACGTGCGCAGCAACGTGATGGGCATCGACAGCGACGGCGTCGACATCGGGATGGACCCGACGTCAGCCGCGCTGTCGCGCCGGCTCGCCCGGTTGAACTGGCCGGCGGCCGTCGCCGCTGCGATGCTTCGTCGCGGCGATTTTTCTTACGCAGGTCCCACCCTGCAGTGA
- a CDS encoding GNAT family N-acetyltransferase translates to MAGIEAAAARRFDDVGMPHIASSPPTGLADLRARIDAGRALVAVDAGERVVGFAIYRVLDASRLYLEEVDVAPEHAGRRIGSALIDAVAGRARTAGARQIVLSTFRHVPWNAPYYRSLGFVDLDDDTLDLALTAVRAAHVAHGLDESQRVFMSRSLDN, encoded by the coding sequence ATGGCCGGCATCGAAGCCGCCGCCGCGCGGCGTTTCGATGATGTCGGCATGCCGCACATCGCGTCGAGTCCGCCGACCGGCCTCGCCGATCTGCGCGCGCGCATCGACGCCGGCCGCGCGCTCGTCGCCGTCGATGCCGGCGAGCGCGTCGTCGGCTTTGCGATATACCGGGTGCTCGACGCGTCGCGTCTCTATCTTGAGGAGGTGGACGTGGCGCCCGAGCATGCGGGACGGCGAATCGGCTCCGCGCTGATCGACGCCGTCGCGGGGCGCGCTCGCACGGCGGGCGCGCGGCAGATCGTGCTCTCGACCTTCCGGCATGTGCCGTGGAACGCGCCGTATTACCGCAGCCTCGGCTTCGTCGATCTCGACGACGACACGCTCGATCTCGCTCTGACCGCGGTACGCGCGGCGCACGTCGCGCACGGGCTCGACGAATCGCAGCGCGTGTTCATGAGTCGCTCGCTCGACAACTAG
- a CDS encoding YXWGXW repeat-containing protein codes for MNRRHFLRTLSLAGTALAGGLGFGAAATAQQPPGPPQSPPGYRPPDYRPPMQPRPARPPYPGRPNQPPPPLRHERRPAPPRPRGYVWTNGYWGWRGGRYVWIPGRWVAQRPGHRWVPGYWQQRGGTWIYIDGRWN; via the coding sequence ATGAATCGACGCCATTTTCTTCGCACGCTCTCGCTCGCCGGCACCGCGCTTGCCGGCGGCCTCGGCTTCGGCGCCGCCGCGACCGCTCAGCAGCCGCCCGGACCGCCGCAGTCGCCGCCCGGCTATCGGCCGCCCGATTACCGCCCGCCGATGCAGCCGCGGCCCGCCCGGCCGCCGTATCCCGGCCGTCCGAACCAGCCGCCCCCGCCGCTTCGACACGAACGTCGTCCCGCGCCCCCGCGCCCGCGCGGCTATGTGTGGACAAACGGCTACTGGGGCTGGCGCGGCGGCCGGTACGTGTGGATCCCGGGCCGCTGGGTCGCGCAGCGCCCCGGCCATCGCTGGGTGCCGGGCTATTGGCAGCAGCGGGGAGGAACGTGGATCTATATCGATGGGCGCTGGAATTGA
- a CDS encoding alkene reductase, translating into MPSLFDPLTIGDLTLPNRIIMAPLTRARAGDTRIPNALMARYYAARASAGLIISEATSVTPQGVGYASTPGIWSPEQVAGWRLVTDAVHAAGGRIFLQLWHVGRVSDPVFLDGALPVAPSAIAPGGHVSLVRPQRPYVTPRALELDEIPGVVAAFRRGAENARAAGFDGVEVHGANGYLLDQFLQDGSNRRTDAYGGSIENRARLLLEVVDEAIDVWGAARVGVHLAPRGDSHTMGDSTPAATFGYVAQALGRRNIAFLFARESFGGDSLSPQLKAAFGGPFIANENFTLESAQAALETGRADAVAWGKLFIANPDLPRRFELNAPLNQPNSATFYSEGETGYTDYPALESAA; encoded by the coding sequence ATGCCTTCTCTGTTCGATCCGCTGACCATCGGCGACCTGACGCTCCCGAACCGCATCATCATGGCGCCGCTGACCCGCGCCCGCGCCGGCGACACGCGCATTCCCAACGCGCTGATGGCGCGCTATTACGCGGCGCGCGCGTCGGCGGGGCTCATCATCAGCGAGGCGACGTCGGTCACGCCGCAGGGCGTCGGCTACGCGAGCACGCCCGGCATCTGGTCGCCGGAACAGGTCGCGGGCTGGCGGCTCGTGACGGATGCCGTCCATGCGGCCGGCGGCCGCATCTTCCTGCAGCTCTGGCACGTCGGCCGCGTGTCCGACCCGGTCTTCCTCGACGGCGCGCTGCCCGTCGCCCCGAGCGCGATCGCGCCCGGCGGCCACGTGAGCCTCGTGCGCCCGCAGCGGCCCTACGTGACGCCGCGCGCGCTCGAGCTCGACGAGATCCCGGGCGTCGTCGCCGCGTTCCGCCGTGGCGCCGAGAACGCGCGCGCAGCCGGTTTCGACGGCGTCGAAGTGCATGGCGCGAACGGCTATCTGCTCGATCAGTTCCTGCAGGACGGCTCGAACCGCCGCACCGATGCGTACGGCGGCTCGATCGAGAATCGCGCGCGCCTGCTGCTCGAAGTGGTCGACGAGGCGATCGACGTCTGGGGCGCGGCGCGCGTCGGCGTGCATCTGGCGCCGCGCGGCGATTCGCACACGATGGGCGATTCAACCCCCGCCGCGACGTTCGGCTACGTCGCGCAAGCGCTCGGACGCCGCAACATCGCATTCCTGTTCGCGCGCGAATCGTTCGGCGGCGATTCCCTCAGCCCGCAGTTGAAGGCAGCGTTCGGCGGACCGTTCATCGCGAACGAGAACTTCACGCTCGAAAGTGCGCAGGCGGCGCTCGAAACCGGACGCGCGGACGCGGTCGCGTGGGGCAAGCTCTTCATTGCGAATCCGGATCTGCCGCGCCGCTTCGAGCTGAATGCGCCGCTCAACCAGCCGAACTCCGCGACTTTTTACTCCGAAGGCGAAACGGGATATACGGACTATCCGGCGCTGGAAAGCGCGGCGTGA
- a CDS encoding GNAT family N-acetyltransferase: MWARCGNHLAYVMDVDEIPAALTEPALNDDYALIERVAVRPAHQRRGLARRLLDQAELVASSSGRRRSGRSGYTRTGGSRGTSRCTSGSAIGWIAKEHSKAEHSVHFSKRV; encoded by the coding sequence ATGTGGGCGCGGTGCGGGAATCACCTCGCCTACGTCATGGACGTCGACGAGATTCCTGCCGCGCTGACCGAACCGGCACTCAACGACGACTATGCGCTGATAGAGAGAGTGGCGGTTCGGCCAGCGCATCAAAGGCGGGGCCTGGCTCGCCGATTGCTGGATCAAGCGGAACTGGTGGCATCGTCAAGCGGCCGGCGGAGATCCGGCAGATCCGGCTATACACGAACGGGCGGTTCACGCGGGACGTCGAGATGCACGTCAGGCTCGGCTATCGGATGGATTGCGAAAGAGCATTCAAAGGCGGAGCATTCCGTGCACTTCTCCAAGCGGGTCTGA
- the ribA gene encoding GTP cyclohydrolase II, with product MMSSRPESPHPDDGAAPECVTLVATATLPTRYGIFTSYAFRVAGGDAEHLALVMGDVAEQRSVLTRLHSECLTGDVFGSYRCDCGEQLDLALRYIAAEGRGVLLYLRGHEGRGIGLSNKIRAYALQEQGRDTVEANLDLGLPDDAREYDSAAAILRILKVTSVRLMSNNPKKFDTLVRHGIPVCERVALAVPVREENERYIRTKQLKFGHYYFDENE from the coding sequence ATGATGTCTTCGCGTCCTGAATCGCCGCATCCTGACGACGGCGCCGCGCCCGAGTGCGTGACGCTCGTCGCCACGGCGACGCTTCCCACCCGCTACGGCATTTTCACGTCGTATGCGTTTCGCGTCGCGGGCGGCGATGCCGAGCACCTCGCGCTCGTGATGGGCGACGTCGCCGAGCAGCGGTCGGTGCTGACGCGGCTTCATTCCGAATGCCTGACGGGCGACGTGTTCGGCTCGTATCGATGCGATTGCGGCGAGCAGCTCGATCTCGCGTTGCGCTACATCGCCGCCGAGGGGCGCGGCGTGCTGCTGTATCTACGCGGGCACGAAGGCCGCGGAATCGGCCTGAGCAACAAGATCCGCGCGTACGCGCTGCAGGAGCAGGGGCGCGACACCGTCGAGGCGAACCTCGACCTCGGCCTGCCGGACGACGCGCGCGAGTACGATTCCGCCGCCGCGATCCTGAGGATCCTGAAGGTCACGTCGGTCCGGTTGATGAGCAACAATCCGAAGAAGTTCGACACCCTCGTGCGGCATGGCATCCCGGTCTGCGAGCGCGTCGCGCTCGCGGTGCCGGTGCGTGAGGAGAACGAGCGCTACATCCGCACGAAGCAGCTCAAGTTCGGCCACTATTACTTCGACGAAAACGAGTAG
- the bspI1 gene encoding N-acylhomoserine lactone synthase BspI1, with the protein MRTFVHGDGRLPSDLAADLGLYRHRVFVEQLGWKLPSASEGFERDQYDRDDTVYVVARDDDGEICGCARLLPTTRPYLLEELFPTLVADDMPLPQSATVWELSRFAANAEDPTGGGNPAWAVRPMLAAVVECAVRLGAKQLIGVTFLSMERLFRRIGVHAHRAGPAQQIDGRMVVACWIDLDSQTLAALGLDPELCAPRAEAA; encoded by the coding sequence ATGCGAACTTTCGTTCATGGCGATGGGCGCCTGCCGAGCGACTTGGCGGCTGATCTGGGCCTTTATCGGCACCGCGTTTTCGTCGAGCAGCTCGGCTGGAAGTTGCCGTCGGCAAGCGAAGGGTTCGAGCGGGATCAGTACGATCGCGACGATACCGTCTACGTGGTCGCCCGCGACGACGACGGGGAAATCTGCGGTTGTGCCCGGCTGCTGCCGACGACCCGCCCGTACCTGCTGGAGGAGCTGTTCCCGACCCTGGTCGCGGACGACATGCCGCTGCCGCAGTCGGCCACCGTCTGGGAGCTGTCGCGCTTCGCCGCGAACGCCGAAGATCCGACCGGCGGCGGCAATCCGGCCTGGGCGGTGCGGCCGATGCTCGCGGCCGTCGTCGAGTGCGCGGTGCGGCTCGGCGCGAAGCAGTTGATCGGCGTGACGTTCCTCAGCATGGAGCGCCTGTTCCGCCGGATCGGCGTGCACGCGCACCGGGCGGGGCCTGCGCAGCAGATCGACGGGCGCATGGTGGTCGCATGCTGGATCGATCTCGACAGCCAGACGCTCGCCGCGCTCGGCCTCGACCCGGAGCTGTGCGCGCCGCGCGCCGAAGCGGCTTGA
- the omp38 gene encoding porin Omp38, with translation MNKTLIVAAVAASFATVAHAQSSVTLYGVLDAGITYQSNVATPSGSGKSLWSVGSGVDQSRFGLRGSEDLGGGLKAIFTLESGFNIGNGRFNNGGGMFNRQAFVGLSSNYGTVTLGRQYDATQDYLSPLSATGTWGGTYFAHPLNNDRLNTNGDVAVNNTIKFTSANYAGLQFGGTYSFSNNSQFANNRAYSAGASYQFQGLKIGAAYSQANNAGANNVGATDPLTGFNIGGSNVASIQGRSRVYGAGASYAYGPLQGGLLWTQSRLDNLANGAATVRADNYEANVKYNLTPALGLGAAYTYTNAKVNGESAHWNQIGVQADYALSKRTDVYAQAVYQRSSKNANASIYNGDLNTPFSTSINQTAATVGLRHRF, from the coding sequence ATGAACAAGACTCTGATTGTTGCAGCAGTTGCTGCATCGTTCGCCACCGTCGCACACGCACAAAGCAGCGTCACGCTGTACGGCGTGCTCGACGCAGGCATCACGTACCAAAGCAACGTCGCGACGCCGTCGGGCTCGGGCAAGTCGCTGTGGTCGGTTGGCTCGGGCGTCGACCAAAGCCGCTTCGGTCTGCGCGGTTCGGAAGACCTCGGTGGCGGCCTGAAGGCGATCTTCACGTTGGAAAGCGGCTTCAACATCGGTAACGGCCGCTTCAACAACGGTGGCGGCATGTTCAACCGTCAAGCGTTCGTCGGCCTGTCGAGCAACTACGGCACCGTCACGCTGGGCCGTCAGTACGACGCAACCCAAGACTACCTGTCGCCGCTGTCGGCAACGGGCACCTGGGGCGGCACGTACTTCGCGCACCCGCTCAACAACGACCGCCTGAACACGAACGGCGACGTTGCGGTGAACAACACGATCAAGTTCACGAGCGCGAACTACGCCGGCCTGCAATTCGGCGGCACGTACTCGTTCTCGAACAACTCGCAGTTCGCGAACAACCGTGCTTACAGCGCGGGCGCTTCGTATCAGTTCCAAGGCCTGAAGATCGGTGCTGCGTACTCGCAAGCTAACAATGCGGGCGCGAACAACGTCGGCGCAACGGATCCGCTGACCGGCTTCAACATCGGCGGCTCGAACGTGGCGAGCATCCAAGGCCGTTCGCGCGTGTACGGCGCCGGCGCAAGCTACGCATACGGCCCGCTGCAAGGTGGCCTGCTGTGGACGCAATCGCGTCTCGACAACCTGGCAAACGGCGCGGCAACCGTGCGTGCGGACAACTACGAAGCCAACGTGAAGTACAACCTGACGCCGGCTCTGGGTCTGGGTGCTGCATACACGTACACGAACGCCAAGGTGAATGGCGAAAGCGCGCACTGGAACCAAATCGGCGTTCAAGCCGACTACGCTCTGTCGAAGCGCACCGACGTGTACGCACAGGCTGTGTACCAGCGTTCGTCGAAGAACGCGAACGCGTCGATCTACAACGGCGATCTCAACACGCCGTTCAGCACGTCGATCAACCAAACCGCTGCAACGGTTGGTCTGCGTCACCGCTTCTAA
- a CDS encoding ArsR/SmtB family transcription factor has translation MNIDVDAIHKALASPVRRAILAWLKEPDKHFCASHAGSFSHGVCAGQIDALCGLSQSTVSAHLATLERAGLVTSTRVGQWAFFKRNDAVIQAFLDSLHRGL, from the coding sequence ATGAACATCGACGTCGACGCAATCCACAAAGCGCTCGCCAGCCCCGTCCGCCGCGCAATCCTCGCGTGGCTGAAGGAGCCGGACAAGCACTTCTGCGCATCGCACGCGGGGTCGTTTTCGCACGGCGTCTGCGCGGGCCAGATCGACGCGCTGTGCGGACTGTCGCAATCGACCGTGTCCGCGCATCTCGCGACGCTCGAGCGCGCCGGACTCGTCACGTCGACCCGCGTCGGCCAATGGGCGTTCTTCAAGCGCAACGACGCGGTGATTCAAGCGTTTCTCGATTCGCTGCATCGCGGCCTTTGA
- a CDS encoding LysE family translocator codes for MSLSSLAVFAAALLIAAGSPGPSIAALVARVLTNGFRDVLPFLAAMWLGEVIWLTCAVAGLAVVARTFAVGFLVLKFIGIAYLLFLAWKMWFAPSDVQTDALPSGQSPLRMFLAGLAVTLGNPKIMIFYVALLPTMVDLSHVGAVAWLELTLTLLTVLIAIDCAWALLATRARKLSTSRRAAKAANRTSAAAMAGAAVAIAAR; via the coding sequence ATGTCGCTGTCCAGCCTGGCCGTATTCGCCGCCGCACTGCTGATCGCAGCCGGCTCGCCTGGCCCGAGCATCGCCGCACTGGTTGCCCGCGTGCTGACGAACGGGTTTCGCGACGTCTTGCCGTTCCTGGCGGCGATGTGGCTCGGCGAAGTGATCTGGCTCACGTGCGCGGTGGCCGGGCTTGCCGTGGTCGCGCGCACGTTCGCGGTCGGCTTTCTCGTGCTGAAGTTCATCGGCATCGCTTATTTGTTGTTCCTCGCGTGGAAGATGTGGTTCGCGCCGTCCGACGTGCAAACCGACGCGCTTCCGAGTGGACAATCGCCGTTGCGCATGTTTCTGGCCGGTCTCGCGGTCACGCTGGGCAACCCGAAAATCATGATTTTCTACGTCGCGCTGCTGCCGACGATGGTCGACCTGTCACATGTCGGCGCCGTCGCGTGGCTCGAGTTGACGCTGACTTTGCTGACCGTATTGATCGCGATCGATTGCGCATGGGCATTGCTCGCGACGCGCGCCCGCAAACTGTCGACGAGCCGTCGAGCGGCGAAGGCGGCCAATCGCACGAGCGCGGCCGCGATGGCGGGCGCCGCGGTCGCGATCGCGGCGCGCTAG